From the genome of Biomphalaria glabrata chromosome 17, xgBioGlab47.1, whole genome shotgun sequence, one region includes:
- the LOC129923641 gene encoding uncharacterized protein LOC129923641, whose protein sequence is MSRMSDTEAVLVRGQGFDREIPGHLARNCRLQNRFQCQRKKSGNRAHQQHPSRSNCSNCGSRDHFTRACPDVTAAVNHVRVASVEQPQAVQLQPAPKPTELLVEVPQNPRRSNTAPDSIVRRNQPAVAEMMSIHSEVASPDTFSSHAEGGRETNPFLQFHPVQPESTLLSHEVPELQKKRNDLLNIGCRVLVEQRVRGQGRMFMQYEPSCFIITAVPKYASGWYMVEAEDGSTYRYVREEEMKFVSSPY, encoded by the coding sequence ATGTCCCGCATGTCCGACACagaggctgtccttgtacggggacaaggatTTGATAGAGAGATACCTGGCCATCTTGCAAGAAATTGCAGGCTGCAGAACAGGTTCCAATGTCAGCGAAAGAAGTCAGGGAACCGGGCTCACCAGCAACACCCTTCTAGAAGCAACTGCTCGAATTGTGGAAGCCGGGACCATTTCACCCGAGCTTGCCCTGATGTCACTGCAGCAGTGAATCACGTTCGGGTTGCCTCAGTGGAACAACCACAGGCAGTACAACTGCAACCTGCCCCCAAGCCAACAGAATTGTTGGTTGAGGTGCCACAGAATCCTAGGCGATCCAACACTGCTCCCGATTCAATTGTTCGCAGAAACCAACCCGCAGTGGCAGAAATGATGTCGATTCATTCAGAAGTTGCCTCACCTGACACTTTCAGTAGTCATGCAGAAGGAGGTAGGGAAACAAATCCTTTCCTACAGTTTCATCCGGTCCAACCAGAATCCACCTTGCTTTCCCATGAGGTTCCTGAGTTGCAGAAGAAAAGGAACGACCTTCTGAACATTGGGTGCAGAGTTCTTGTTGAACAAAGAGTCAGAGGCCAGGGAAGAATGTTCATGCAGTATGAGCCCTCGTGTTTTATAATTACTGCAGTACCCAAGTATGCTTCTGGCTGGTACATGGTAGAAGCAGAAGATGGCAGTACTTACCGATATGTACGAGAGGAGGAAATGAAGTTCGTTTCCTCACCATACTAG